A single Deltaproteobacteria bacterium DNA region contains:
- a CDS encoding zinc ribbon domain-containing protein: MPKYEFLCQKCNKKYSLAMTLKDREEGKFKCPKCGSRKNQPLFGNFYTKTSKKS; the protein is encoded by the coding sequence ATGCCGAAGTATGAGTTTCTGTGCCAGAAATGCAACAAAAAATACTCTTTAGCGATGACCTTAAAGGATCGGGAAGAAGGTAAATTTAAATGCCCGAAATGCGGAAGCCGCAAAAATCAACCGCTTTTTGGCAATTTTTACACCAAAACTTCTAAAAAAAGTTAG